The window CGTATGCATGCAATGCATACggaaatttgaagtaaaataTAAGAATGACTTAAAACGAAATTATAAAGGTTACAAGTATGCGAAAATAACGTATCAATCCATGGAATTGAATAGGTGATGTAAAACGAAGTTGATATTCAGGGGCGTTGGGCATCAAAGATGCGACACCATATTTGGCAAGGTAATGCTACGCTGAAGGAACTACTATCCTAAACAATGAAgaattatcgaaaaatgacTAAACAACCGAAGAGTCAGTCGTACGAGACTTCCAGCGTAGGTCTTTCACTTCTCAATTATCTACGGGTTTTACTCATTTAGAACACTCAGTTGGCTGTCAGATGTGGATGCTGGCCTGCCTGAAATTTAAGTACGTAAAGGTGCGAAAGAGTCGCGTATTGTTCAAGTATAAGACATACCTACCTGCATGTTTTCAGTTCACTCCTACGTAAAAGATTTCCAATCCTATAACCAACACTTTCGGTACAAGTTCTTGACCAATCCAAAATTCCCATCACGCACAATCATCGACCAATACGAAAAATCAACCACCCAACAAGCTCCTGCACCCTTCACATATCCGAAAATCTTCCAGATTCCTTCTTCGATCATCGCCTAAAAAGTCAGTTCCCGTCAAGAcctgaaaacaaaaagttaaTACACGCGGAGTACTCAAGTCAACACAAACCACCTAACAATTTCAAGTCTTAACCGAATATCTCAACCTAACTAACCATCAAGTCAACTAATTATTAATCCGTCTAACAAACAACTATTCGATCTCCGGCAAATTCGACGGATCAACCAATAGATAATATTAACGTCATTGCAATAacgatttaaatttataaactaCTGCGAATAATACAACTTGTAATCTTGTAACCAAATATCGTAGCTTCGACGTGTAAATGAATAGTTAGGTTTCACAAAAATCGATTCAACGAATAATCCCCAATTAAATAGCCTCGCTCCACCAAAGTGTCGTGAAGGACAATAAATTATAGTTGTATTTCTTGGGACTGACCGTCGGCTCGCATTGTTTGTTTTTGAACGCCCTGTAGTTCTCCCTCAGCTGCTTGCGGTACTTGGCGAGACGCATGGCTATGATCCAGCAGACGCGCGTCTTCTCGTTATCAAAAGCGATGCACCGGAAGTCATTCCTGGCCGTTCCTTTAGTCTCCGCGTTGGCGGTCGGTCTCAAACAGATGCCGAACTCGGTAGGGGCGCAAAATTGTTTCTTGGCGTTCAGGGTCCAGTAGACGTGGTAGTCCGTAAGATGGGCCAACACCTCGAGCTGTTCCAGACTGGATGCGAGGGAACGTCTGGGAGTTCCGCCGGAACCGTATCAGAGGGAACGTTTGGGAGTTGCGGCAGCACCGGATGACCGGAAGCGCTTGGTAGTTGAGGTGGAACTCCCTGACGGAGAATCTGCATGTCGCCATTGTCGTATCACACGACTGACTAAATGTACCTTCGGCGAGCAGTAAGGTTTGCTGTAACGAAGCACCATGTAAATCTTGGTCCACACGTTCTTACCTGCATCTCGAATCCAGGCCGTGCTGAATATGAAAGGACACTTCCAAGTAGTAGTAAGCAGGTTCTGCATCACCGCGTGCCTATTCGCAGAAGGTCCTCCGAACTCGCGACTTTCGAAGTCAACCATATCTTCGGGAAAGAATTGCTTAGGATCGTGTAGAATTCATACTTTCGGGTATCCTGTCGGAATAGAAATCGGTTTAGGGTATTCGGAGCGTAGATTTCCATGTCTCCGTGAACGTTGAGGACATCTTCGTGATCTTCCAAACTCCTCTCCAATCCAAGGTCAGACCAGGATTACAAGTTGatctgttgaattttttacatacatatacatatatgaagaCAGGCATAAAAGAAAACGTACTATGTTCGTCATTTCTCATAAAATAGATGTATAGTTCATTCGCAAATGAATtaagcaaattcaaaaaattcttataatGGAACAATTACATGACAAAACGACACTATCAGGAGTTACATGATACATACATCATTAGTATTACACATAGATTTAGACTCTATCTATATCTGCGTCTACTTAAGATATCTCTAGGTCTTACTCATCTATAAACTAggataaaacaaatttcattctttACTTGTTGATCGCACATCTCTGATAAAATCGTACGACTTGTGATCCTGGTCTGAACTTGGATTGGAAAGGAGTTTGGAAGATCACGAAGATGTCCTTAGCGTTCACGGAGACATGGGAATCTACGCTCCGAATACCCTAAACCGATTTCTATTCCGACAGGATACCCGGAAGTATGAATTCTACCACGATCCTAAGCAATTCTTTCCCGACGATATGGTTGACTTCGAAAGTCGCGAGTTCGGAGGAGGTTCTGCGAATAGGCACGCGGTGATGCAGAACCTGCTTACTACTACTTGGAAGTGTCCTTCCATATTCAGTACGGCCTGGATTCGAGATGCAGGTAGGAACGTGTGGACCAAGATTTACATGGTGCTTCGTTACAGCAAACCTTACTGCTCGCCGAAGGTACATTTAGTCAGCCGTGTGATACAACAATGGCGACATGCAGATTCTCCGTCAGGGAGTTCCACCTCAACTACCAAGCGCTTCCGGTCATCCGGTGCTGGCGCAACTCCCAAACGTTCCCTCTGATACGGTTCCGGCGGAACTCCCAGACGTTCCCTCGCATCCAGTCTGGAACAGCTCGAGGTGTTGGCCCATCTTACGGACTACCACGTCTACTGGACCCTGAACGCCAAGAAACAATTTTGCGCCCCTACCGAGTTGTGCATCTGTTTGAGACCGACCGCCAACGCGGAGACTGAAGGAACGGCCGGGAATGACTTCCGGTGCATCGCTTTTGATAACGAGAAGACGCGCGTCTGCTGGATCATAGCCATGCGTTTCGCCAAGTACCGCAAGCAGCTGAGGGAGAACTACAAGGCGTTCAAAAACAAACAATGCGAGCCGACGGTCAGTCCCAAGAAATACAACTATAATTTATTGTCCCTCACGACACTTTGGTGGAGCGAGGCTATTTAATTGGGGATTATTCGTTGAATCGATTTTTGTGAAACCTAACTATTTATTTACACGTCGAAGCTACGATATTTGGGTACAAGATTACAAGTTGTATTATTCGCAGtagtttataaatttaaatcgtTATTGCAATGACGTTAATATTATCTCTTGGTTGATCCGTTGAATTTGCCGGAGATCGAAATAGTTGTTTGTTAGACGGATTAATAAGTAGTTGACTTGATGGTTAGTTAGGTTGAGATATTCGGTCAAGACTTGAAATTGTTAGGTGGTTTGTGTTGACTTGAGTACTCCCCGTGTAttaactttttgttttcaggTCTTGACGGGAACTGACTTTTTAGGTGATGATCGAAGAAGGAATCTGGAAGATTTTCGGATATGTGAAGGGTGCAGGAGCTTGTTGAGTGGTTGATTTTTTCGTATTGGTCGATGATTGTGCTTGGTGGGAATTTTGGATTGGTCAAGAAATTGTACCGAAAGTGTTGGTTATAGGATTGGATATCTTTTACGTAGGAGTGAACTGAAAACATGCAGGTAGGTATGTCTTATACTTGAACAATACGCGACTCTTTCGCACCTTTACGTACTTAAATTTCAGGCAGGCCAGCATCCACATCTGACAGCCAACTGAGTGTTCTAAATGAGTAAAACCCGTGGATAATTGGGAAGTGAAAGACCTACGCTAGAAGTCTCGTACGACTGACTTTGCGCTTGTTCAGACATTTTTCGATAATTCTTCATTGTTTAGGGTCGTACTTCCTTCAGCGCAGCATTACTTTACCCGACATGGTGTCGCATCCTCGATGTCCAACGCCCCTGAATATTAGCTTTATTTTACATCACCTATTTAATTCCATGGATGGATATATTCTTTTCGCGTACTTGTAACCTTTATAATTTCGTTTTAAgtcattcttttattttacttcaaatttccGTATGCATTGCACGCATACGGATTCTTTCATCTTCGAATTGTTTCTAGGAACAGCTGGTTTTGTTTATCTTGAccttataattaaataatattatcggCAGTACGAATACAAACAGATTACGTGCACGTGCGTACCAACAAGACTATTTGGTCGTCGAATGTTCAAGGTCGTAGTTCCTTTAGCGCAGCATTACCTTGCGAGATGTGTGACTTTTGCCTTTTCTAAATGGCTTGACCAGCTAACCTGTGATTTACCTTCCGTGGAAGTACCAACCGAAAAAGGATACATAGATTAA is drawn from Neodiprion fabricii isolate iyNeoFabr1 chromosome 3, iyNeoFabr1.1, whole genome shotgun sequence and contains these coding sequences:
- the LOC124178279 gene encoding growth factor receptor-bound protein 10-like; amino-acid sequence: MGIYAPNTLNRFLFRQDTRKYEFYHDPKQFFPDDMVDFESREFGGGSANRHAVMQNLLTTTWKCPSIFSTAWIRDAGRNVWTKIYMVLRYSKPYCSPKVHLVSRVIQQWRHADSPRSLASSLEQLEVLAHLTDYHVYWTLNAKKQFCAPTELCICLRPTANAETEGTAGNDFRCIAFDNEKTRVCWIIAMRFAKYRKQLRENYKAFKNKQCEPTYLAWQTSNSLHPEHFIVEIESASPIKEHGKIAAERQHETEMCPGRTGLRITLTLAIHTPDEFAFNVM